From Sulfurovum zhangzhouensis, one genomic window encodes:
- a CDS encoding porin family protein: protein MKKGMLSLVSIMALSGIAYGGGDMGKAVEPYVEMPEVEVYPFYIGVGMGDVSVDDETTDEKISATTVVLQAGYEFNSYVALEGRYTLGLGACDYDSGTLGVTDGYDGDYYSWGVYVKPMYPIGNFDIYGLLGYGQIMLEDLAGGDAVQGGFHWGLGVSYALSGEISVFADYVSLYDDKGLDKRAELDDIVADTWTVGLTYKF, encoded by the coding sequence ATGAAAAAGGGAATGTTATCTCTGGTGTCTATAATGGCACTGAGTGGAATAGCTTATGGGGGCGGTGATATGGGTAAGGCTGTAGAGCCTTATGTCGAAATGCCGGAAGTTGAGGTATATCCTTTCTATATTGGCGTAGGAATGGGAGATGTATCGGTTGATGATGAGACAACTGATGAAAAGATTAGTGCAACTACAGTGGTATTACAAGCAGGATACGAGTTTAACAGTTATGTGGCACTTGAAGGACGTTATACATTAGGTCTGGGTGCTTGTGACTATGATAGCGGTACACTAGGTGTCACTGATGGATATGATGGTGATTATTATAGCTGGGGAGTTTATGTAAAACCTATGTATCCGATTGGAAACTTTGATATTTACGGACTTCTAGGATATGGCCAAATTATGCTTGAAGACCTTGCAGGTGGTGATGCAGTTCAAGGTGGATTCCATTGGGGACTTGGAGTAAGTTATGCGCTTTCAGGAGAGATATCTGTATTTGCCGATTATGTCTCATTGTATGATGATAAAGGACTTGACAAGAGAGCAGAACTTGATGATATAGTTGCCGATACTTGGACAGTCGGTCTTACGTATAAGTTTTAA
- the rpoN gene encoding RNA polymerase factor sigma-54 — protein MAVKQVFNLKQKQIPRLSMQTWLPLLQCSLSDLEKHIQNIANENPCLEVSSGFEVAESSSSSTHQAYLSYQNHVSNASSDEIEWMSISTQSLYEKLDEQIAAPLFPTPISQKIAKQIIFYISDEGYFEGDIEEIATQCGVPAAQVESVRQRFAYLQPYGVGAKDYKESFLFQLNEFDLDDDMSLLLSAMIIQFESLEKFISHPRFSEAKEILKHLKNPPAIKYMPSEPPILPDLFVYFDEDELTIKMNNAFYPDLKVTQIDKYENFAKQKFKEARELVKLLDLRKSTLYNITLVLLEKQYSFFMGGTLKPLKLQDVAEELGFNESTISRAISGKYMETEHGIYSFKDFFSNAIGNVSTAELKEFIQRLIQSEDKNKPYSDKAIHEMLEARFGIQMVRRSIAKYRQELDIPSFKERKFLYQLEML, from the coding sequence ATGGCAGTAAAGCAAGTCTTTAATCTCAAACAAAAACAAATACCGCGTCTTTCTATGCAGACATGGTTACCTTTGCTGCAATGTTCACTTTCAGACCTGGAAAAACATATACAGAATATCGCCAATGAAAATCCGTGTCTTGAAGTAAGTTCAGGCTTTGAAGTAGCAGAAAGTTCATCCAGCAGCACACATCAGGCATATCTTTCCTATCAAAATCATGTCTCCAATGCATCGAGTGATGAGATCGAATGGATGAGTATATCAACCCAGTCACTTTATGAAAAACTGGATGAACAGATCGCTGCACCGCTTTTCCCTACACCGATCTCTCAGAAGATCGCTAAACAGATCATATTTTATATCAGTGATGAGGGGTATTTTGAAGGAGATATTGAAGAGATCGCTACACAGTGCGGTGTACCTGCTGCACAGGTAGAATCGGTCAGACAGCGTTTTGCTTATCTTCAGCCTTACGGGGTAGGGGCAAAAGACTATAAAGAGTCGTTTTTGTTTCAGTTAAATGAGTTTGATCTAGATGATGATATGAGCCTATTGCTCAGTGCGATGATCATACAGTTTGAATCATTGGAAAAGTTTATCAGCCATCCTAGGTTTTCAGAGGCCAAAGAGATACTGAAACATCTCAAAAATCCGCCGGCTATCAAATACATGCCGAGTGAGCCGCCTATCTTGCCTGACCTTTTTGTCTATTTTGATGAAGATGAGTTGACCATAAAAATGAACAATGCATTTTATCCGGATCTCAAGGTGACACAGATCGATAAGTATGAGAATTTTGCGAAACAGAAATTTAAAGAAGCACGAGAACTGGTCAAGCTCCTGGACCTTAGAAAAAGTACGCTTTATAACATTACACTGGTACTGTTGGAAAAACAGTATTCGTTTTTCATGGGTGGGACGCTAAAACCTTTAAAACTTCAGGATGTTGCAGAAGAGCTTGGATTTAATGAGTCTACAATTTCCCGCGCGATAAGCGGAAAGTATATGGAAACAGAGCATGGTATCTACTCTTTTAAAGACTTCTTTTCCAATGCTATAGGCAATGTGTCTACAGCCGAGCTAAAAGAGTTTATCCAAAGATTGATCCAGAGTGAAGATAAAAACAAACCCTATAGTGACAAAGCGATCCATGAGATGCTTGAAGCACGTTTTGGTATACAGATGGTGAGAAGGTCTATTGCCAAGTACCGCCAGGAGCTGGATATCCCTTCATTTAAAGAGAGGAAGTTCCTTTATCAGCTTGAGATGCTCTAA
- a CDS encoding 2Fe-2S iron-sulfur cluster-binding protein, with translation MTTRVEIINDFLAINVTPGKTIQDIVEASGSALPFGCRDGECGTCVVLIESGMDYLSDMTDKEKAVMKTIGESSPKARLACQMKITQPNGLVRIKY, from the coding sequence ATGACAACTAGAGTAGAGATCATTAATGATTTTTTGGCAATTAATGTTACACCGGGTAAAACGATTCAAGACATTGTAGAAGCATCAGGTTCTGCACTACCGTTTGGGTGCCGTGACGGTGAATGTGGAACATGTGTAGTACTAATTGAATCGGGGATGGACTATCTTAGTGATATGACTGACAAAGAAAAAGCAGTTATGAAAACAATAGGTGAGAGCAGTCCTAAAGCACGTCTTGCTTGCCAGATGAAGATCACACAGCCAAACGGGCTTGTACGTATCAAGTACTAA
- a CDS encoding nitrogen fixation protein NifZ, with protein sequence MEFTHAQAKQISASTKDEILPVFHLGQRVRITKPIRNDGSNPFHAPDAILVQPGAEGYVTHIGDWLQVIRIYEVHFIEEGSTYGCREAELLAIDDVDGYDEVEEELRWLREHRAKKAAQKAAQKAAQKAAQKAAEQSQNKGSDD encoded by the coding sequence ATGGAGTTCACGCATGCACAAGCCAAACAAATATCAGCTTCAACTAAAGACGAGATACTGCCGGTATTTCATCTAGGTCAAAGGGTACGTATCACAAAGCCTATCAGGAATGACGGGTCTAACCCTTTTCATGCTCCTGATGCAATTTTGGTCCAGCCCGGTGCGGAAGGATATGTTACGCATATAGGAGACTGGCTGCAGGTGATACGTATCTATGAAGTCCATTTTATAGAAGAAGGATCTACTTACGGATGCCGTGAAGCAGAGCTATTGGCCATAGATGATGTAGACGGATATGATGAAGTTGAAGAAGAACTAAGATGGTTGAGAGAACACCGTGCCAAAAAAGCAGCTCAAAAAGCAGCTCAAAAAGCAGCTCAAAAAGCAGCTCAAAAAGCAGCAGAGCAATCTCAAAACAAAGGAAGCGATGACTAA
- a CDS encoding nitrogenase-stabilizing/protective protein NifW, producing the protein MGVLQEFQTLTDAEDYFDFFDLDYDERLVYVKRFHIMKKYGEMIEKAKGHDLGSEEKLLDYYKFALITVYKNFENGYAPSAAEVWDTFGKPSACSTCSTSTTCNDIEEVSNGVHACTSQTNISFN; encoded by the coding sequence ATGGGTGTATTACAAGAGTTTCAGACATTAACGGATGCTGAAGATTATTTTGACTTTTTTGATCTTGATTATGATGAGAGATTGGTGTATGTAAAACGTTTTCATATCATGAAAAAATACGGTGAAATGATAGAGAAAGCAAAGGGTCATGATCTCGGTAGTGAAGAGAAGTTGTTGGATTATTATAAATTTGCCTTGATCACTGTTTATAAGAACTTTGAGAACGGATATGCTCCATCAGCTGCCGAAGTTTGGGATACATTCGGCAAGCCTAGTGCATGTAGTACCTGTTCTACTTCAACAACATGTAATGATATAGAGGAGGTAAGCAATGGAGTTCACGCATGCACAAGCCAAACAAATATCAGCTTCAACTAA
- a CDS encoding flavodoxin, with product MANVGIFVGSSSGVTQEAAEQLEELFDGAELINMEEDYDDLGQFEEFDVLLIGSSTWGQGDPQRDWVDPLYEMENEEPDFSGKKVAFFGAGDQDTHGEEFISALGKMKDVFSKLGADTEYGYWPTEGYTYKFSRAEKDGKFCGLAIDNVNQADLTEERISTWAEQLKSEMGI from the coding sequence ATGGCAAATGTTGGGATTTTCGTAGGTAGCAGCAGCGGTGTGACACAGGAAGCAGCTGAGCAGCTTGAAGAGCTTTTTGATGGAGCTGAACTGATCAATATGGAAGAGGATTACGATGACCTTGGCCAATTTGAAGAGTTTGATGTATTACTGATCGGTTCTTCAACCTGGGGGCAGGGTGATCCTCAGCGCGACTGGGTCGATCCTTTGTATGAAATGGAAAATGAAGAACCTGATTTCAGTGGCAAAAAAGTAGCTTTCTTTGGAGCAGGTGATCAGGATACGCATGGCGAAGAGTTTATCAGTGCTTTGGGAAAAATGAAAGATGTTTTCAGTAAGCTCGGTGCAGACACTGAATATGGATATTGGCCTACTGAGGGGTATACCTATAAATTTTCAAGGGCTGAAAAAGACGGTAAGTTCTGTGGATTGGCAATCGATAACGTGAACCAGGCAGATCTTACTGAAGAGAGAATCAGTACTTGGGCTGAACAGCTGAAAAGTGAAATGGGTATTTAG
- a CDS encoding NifX-associated nitrogen fixation protein, giving the protein MVDTTLEHNAFTEELIRQLRATDQFGNWSKMSDEELLTKKYVKTKEDLKSIPIIADIDEMLIGEIKMIYKAIALQFERKTGVMCNVVMEMSHEGFGRCIVIADKIVLVDKYFKDAHRFGYRTIDKLYEDGQKLLDKAFSIYQQYKPCKEA; this is encoded by the coding sequence ATGGTTGATACAACATTAGAACACAATGCATTTACTGAAGAGCTGATCCGTCAGCTAAGAGCTACCGATCAGTTTGGAAACTGGTCAAAAATGAGTGATGAAGAGCTTTTGACTAAGAAATATGTAAAGACAAAAGAAGATCTGAAAAGTATACCTATCATCGCAGATATCGATGAGATGCTTATCGGAGAGATCAAGATGATCTATAAGGCTATTGCACTTCAGTTTGAAAGAAAAACCGGTGTGATGTGTAATGTTGTCATGGAGATGAGCCATGAAGGCTTTGGAAGATGTATCGTCATTGCAGACAAGATCGTGTTGGTAGACAAATACTTCAAAGATGCACATAGATTTGGATACAGAACAATTGACAAGCTTTATGAAGATGGACAAAAACTTCTAGATAAAGCATTTAGTATCTATCAACAATACAAACCATGTAAGGAGGCATAA
- the nifX gene encoding nitrogen fixation protein NifX has protein sequence MGESTKITVESNDTLENSMKVAFATKDLEVINAHFGGAKEFVVYNVSKDGFSLAGVIKTDTSDLAGDDKTDFKVKALEGINIMYCESIGGTAAAKVIRAGINPMKVPEPRSIKEILGELIEMINTNPPPWVKRIMNIETVEDPRLARWAID, from the coding sequence ATGGGTGAATCAACGAAGATAACGGTAGAGAGTAACGATACATTGGAAAATAGCATGAAAGTAGCGTTTGCGACCAAAGATCTTGAAGTCATTAACGCACATTTTGGTGGGGCTAAAGAGTTTGTAGTCTATAACGTCTCCAAAGATGGATTTTCTCTAGCTGGTGTCATTAAGACTGATACATCCGATTTAGCAGGTGATGACAAGACCGATTTCAAGGTCAAAGCACTTGAGGGTATCAATATTATGTATTGTGAGTCGATTGGAGGAACTGCAGCTGCAAAAGTGATCCGTGCAGGAATAAATCCAATGAAAGTGCCGGAACCTAGATCGATTAAAGAGATACTGGGAGAACTGATAGAAATGATCAACACAAACCCGCCGCCATGGGTGAAAAGAATCATGAATATTGAAACGGTCGAAGATCCAAGATTGGCACGCTGGGCTATAGATTAG